The genomic stretch AtaatagcactcggcaaagtcagaCTCGCCCGTACGAACAATCAAACGGGCTGGATTTTAAAGAAAAGTCCTCCACTGTGCGAATTATAACACAGACATTGTAGTCATGCATGGAAACATTCTCACCATCACTAGAGAATCCAATATGTATCAATTCATGCCAAAGAAATCTCAGCTATTTGTAAACACTCAGCATCTTCTTGTCATGACGCGGGAGCTCACACCAAAAACAAACTATCAACGGCCGGGTAGAGAACGAAACGTTCACATGCTCTGCTCACCGCGCACGACCAAGCTATTATCGGCGGCGGGGCGTGAAGACGACGAGGTCGAGCTGGAACACGTCGGCCTCCGGCGTGTTGCTGACGACCTTAAGCATGGAGAAGCCGCGCGCCATCCTGAACCCGCCGGTGCCGCCCACGACGACGCGCTCGAGGGCCCCGTCCACGGGGAAGCCGTACTTCCCCTGCAGGGACACCGTGCTGCCGCGGTGCTCGCCGGCGGTGAACACGAGCGTGATGGCGGAGAAGTAGCTCGCGTCCTCGAGGTCCGCGCCGGCGAAGAGGCCCTGGTACCGCCCGACCTCCCGCGACGACGGGTCCGGCCCCGCCCGCAGCACGTCGTCGACCACGCCCACCTCGCCGAACGTCGAGTTGTCGCCGAGCGGGGACGCCGCCACGGAACCCACCGTGGCGTTAGAGCCCGAGAACCGCTCGTGCACGTAGACGCGGATGCGCGCGCGCTCCTCCCGGCCGGAGGCGAGAACGGCTGGTGAGAAGACGGCCAGCAGGGCGACGACTAGCACCAGcagcgacggcgaggaagcCATTGATCTGACGACGGCGAGGCAACAGTGGCCGGAGCTGGAGATTGGTGCGGCGCTACTGTTTCGTGCCTCGAGATTTCGTTGCAAGGTGTGGCGCCGCGCCGTGCGCGTATATATAGCACCGGTGGCTTGGTCTGGGCTCGTCGGAGCCGCCATCAATCGGTCGACGAAGGACAACCGGACAGGACATGGAGCGTCGCTTGCGCGCGAAATGCCAGCTAGCTTGTTCAGCCTAACTCGCACTGAGAAACTAACTAGTGCAGATCAACGAAGAATAGTTCCAAGCGATGTTGCAGTGTTGATAATTCCGCCCACTCGTGAGTGGATGCTGCTTCGTTACAAGGCTTGGCAGGTAGTTCGCGGCAGCGATTTGCCTGCTAGCGGAGCGGGTCAGCTACAGAACAGAGCAGAGCAATAGAGCATCATGCTTGCACACGAACTGCTCCCGAAAAAAAATCGGTAATGCTAAGACTCTGACATCCGGAATCTAAAACAATCGGATGGCTCGAGATATGTTTCAATAGTTAATCATCGATGTTGCAATTATTGTTTCCACATGTTTGATAGTGAATGTTGCATGGAACAAAGTGTTCATATTGTGACGagaattttctatcccagagtCAAACGACATAATCattttttcacatattttttcaatgttgcaactataagttttcgatgttgcagatgttttattttgatgttgcaatggaGCGTCCGATGGGAAAATTCTAATCGGACGTCCGGACGCTAGTAGCgtcagtaaaaaaaataatactGGTATGCAATTAGGGGATGGTCTTTTGTCTGATTTACCTGGATCTTTCTGAATTAATTATGATGTATGGTGACGTTAATATTGATGCACGCAAACTTCTTGCGCTGCTACTTGGTGGTCAACTTCCATAGATACTGGTGTTGCACTGCTGCCTGCCGGTAATTATTTACATGCCAAAAATGAAAGAACTGAGCAGAGATTATATAGCCGATTTTGTGCTTTCTGCGTGCCTAACATGTGATGCATCCCAGAGTTATTCCGAAACAGCAACATCACAGGAACAGTAAGGGAACGAACTTAGGCCATACAACCATTTCCTGGAGATTCAAATCATCAAATGTCTCAGGGTCAGGGATACAACAAGCATCGTTTCGACTTGGAAATGGCTTGAAAGAAGTAACACCGCATAAGCCTACGACATTATCAGGCTCCCTTCTAATATCTCCAGGTAGCTTGACAGCGCGAATTTGGTGTTCCAAATCCTGCTGCAATCTTATTGATACCGTCCTTCCAAGACGATAGAGAAGCTGCGTCGGTGCTCACTTGTACAGCTGTTTTAATCTCCTAGCCGCTTCAATGATGTTATCTCTGTGGCCGAATGCACTGACCCTCACAAAGCCTTCGCCACCGGGTCCAAATCCACTGCCAGGGGTAGTCACGATGTTCGCCTTCTCAAGGATCTCTGCGAACACATCCCACGAATTGCGACCAGGGAAGTGCACCCACACATAAGGAGCGTTCTTGGCACCATACACGTTGAATCCAAGCGATGTAAATGTGTCGACAATTATTTCAGTGTTCTCCTTGTAGAAGCCAACAACATCATGCATAGCCTACAACAAACAGATATGAGCAGAAACAATGCAAAAGGGTCATCTGAAGATTTCAACAACTGAAATTCTACCTTCAGACCCTCTGGAGAGAGGCAAGCTAATCCACCAGCTTGAGCAATGTTTGATGCGCCATTGAAGCAAGTGCAGACTATGCGATTGAAATCTTTAGCAACTGGATGTCCATCTGAGAAAAGAAGCTCCTTGGGGACAACAGTCCAACCTAGACGGACACCAGTGAACCCAGCATATTTGGAGAATGATGCTGTCTCAATGGCAACCTGCACATAAACAAACCATGATGAGAAAAGTGCAGTTCAATTTACTTGGAGAAAATAGTGTGTTTATTACCATTACCATGCCACTAAACACATAGGAGAAAAATGCAATCAAGGGCTAAAAAATCCAATACGCAGAATAAGTAAACTACTGGAACACAGAACCCACCTCTTTTGCTCCAGGAATTTCAAAAATGGACTTTGGGCTATCGTCTGATATGTACATAGCATAGGCAGAATCATAGACAATGATGGACCCATTGTCCTTAGCAAATTTTACTAGTTGTGTTAGTTGGTCCCGAGATGCAGCAGCACCGGTAGGGTTGTTGGGTgaacaaaagaaaattatatCTGTTCGTGGGACAGTTGACAGATCAGGGAAAAATCCAT from Setaria italica strain Yugu1 chromosome II, Setaria_italica_v2.0, whole genome shotgun sequence encodes the following:
- the LOC101783460 gene encoding dirigent protein 1 — translated: MASSPSLLVLVVALLAVFSPAVLASGREERARIRVYVHERFSGSNATVGSVAASPLGDNSTFGEVGVVDDVLRAGPDPSSREVGRYQGLFAGADLEDASYFSAITLVFTAGEHRGSTVSLQGKYGFPVDGALERVVVGGTGGFRMARGFSMLKVVSNTPEADVFQLDLVVFTPRRR
- the LOC101769026 gene encoding probable LL-diaminopimelate aminotransferase, chloroplastic, producing MAAPTGAPATTAPSSSFLSSSSLPLNSRSLETIHRRPAGRMSVTVRCVSSPPAVDTSYKTSVPRNANMAKLQAGYLFPEIARRRAAHLLKYPDAKIISLGIGDTTEPIPDVITNAMAERAHALSTIDGYSGYGAEQGEKKLRAAIAATYYADLGIEDSDIFVSDGAKCDISRLQVLFGSNLTIAVQDPSYPAYVDSSVIMGQTGLYQQDVQKYGNIEYMRCNPENGFFPDLSTVPRTDIIFFCSPNNPTGAAASRDQLTQLVKFAKDNGSIIVYDSAYAMYISDDSPKSIFEIPGAKEVAIETASFSKYAGFTGVRLGWTVVPKELLFSDGHPVAKDFNRIVCTCFNGASNIAQAGGLACLSPEGLKAMHDVVGFYKENTEIIVDTFTSLGFNVYGAKNAPYVWVHFPGRNSWDVFAEILEKANIVTTPGSGFGPGGEGFVRVSAFGHRDNIIEAARRLKQLYK